A single genomic interval of Petroclostridium xylanilyticum harbors:
- the buk gene encoding butyrate kinase, which translates to MQKIYKILTINPGSTSTKVAFFQGLECISSRTLQHSSGELEQYSSIMDQYFLRKQAIMEYLSEQNIDYKLLDAVVGRGGLLKPLKGGTYHVNHAMLEDLKNARYGQHASNLGAVIAYEIASLANIPCFIVNPVVVDEFEPLARYSGLPDIPRKSAFHALNQKAVAMRAAKETGKRYDEVNLIVAHLGGGISVAAHCKGKVIDVNNGLEEGPFSPERSGSLPVIQLVDMCFSGQYSKDEIKKKLVGKGGLAAYLGTSDGKEIEQRIDRGDEQARLALEAMAYQIAKEIASCSAVLYGNVDNIIITGGLARDQRLVTWITERVKFIAPVKVYPGENEMSAMAEGAYRVLTGEEKALHYE; encoded by the coding sequence ATGCAGAAAATTTATAAAATTCTTACTATCAACCCCGGGTCCACCTCCACAAAAGTAGCGTTTTTTCAAGGCCTTGAATGTATTTCATCCAGGACATTGCAGCATAGTTCCGGTGAATTGGAACAGTACAGCTCAATTATGGACCAGTACTTTTTAAGAAAACAAGCCATTATGGAATATTTATCGGAGCAAAATATAGACTACAAGCTATTAGATGCTGTAGTAGGGAGAGGAGGATTGCTCAAGCCTCTAAAGGGTGGAACCTATCATGTGAATCATGCTATGCTGGAAGACTTAAAAAATGCCCGGTACGGACAGCATGCGAGTAATCTGGGGGCGGTAATAGCTTATGAAATTGCTTCTCTGGCGAATATACCTTGTTTTATAGTTAACCCGGTAGTAGTAGATGAATTTGAGCCTCTTGCAAGGTATTCGGGATTGCCTGATATACCTAGGAAAAGCGCTTTCCATGCATTGAATCAGAAAGCGGTAGCAATGAGGGCTGCAAAAGAGACGGGCAAAAGGTATGACGAAGTTAACCTGATTGTTGCTCATCTGGGCGGGGGTATCTCGGTTGCAGCTCATTGTAAGGGAAAGGTAATAGATGTAAACAATGGTCTGGAAGAAGGTCCTTTCTCGCCTGAGAGAAGTGGAAGTCTCCCGGTAATTCAGTTGGTGGATATGTGTTTTTCAGGGCAATATTCAAAAGACGAGATTAAGAAGAAATTGGTTGGCAAGGGTGGTTTAGCCGCATATCTGGGAACTTCTGACGGTAAGGAAATAGAGCAGAGAATTGACAGGGGAGATGAACAGGCAAGACTTGCTTTAGAAGCAATGGCATATCAGATTGCAAAGGAGATAGCATCTTGCAGTGCAGTTTTATATGGTAATGTAGATAATATTATCATAACAGGTGGCCTGGCCCGAGACCAACGACTTGTGACATGGATTACCGAGCGGGTAAAATTTATCGCACCTGTTAAGGTATATCCGGGTGAAAATGAAATGTCTGCAATGGCAGAGGGGGCTTACAGAGTTTTAACTGGAGAGGAAAAGGCACTTCATTATGAATAA
- a CDS encoding NAD(+)/NADH kinase — MKRISVIPNIDKDKELQNTKKVIELIEKFNKEVLVSEQIAKALKLDKIGCKQTELYSNTDLVIVLGGDGTLLNGARHTAPFGIPILGINLGHLGFLVELEKNNLEQFFKKLFAGEYTIDHRMMIEGTLFRGGMALDTFIALNDIGITRGSFSRIINLKIFVNEQFVDFFPADGIVVSTPTGSTAYSLSAGGPIVDPNMNMIMVTPICPHTLHSRSIIVPDDKIINVHVEDAYHHDAMITVDGQQGYKLQPKDIITIKKSTYVTRLVRISNRSFYDVLRRKLTERGIKNL, encoded by the coding sequence ATGAAAAGAATTTCGGTAATTCCTAATATAGATAAAGATAAGGAACTGCAAAATACAAAAAAAGTAATTGAACTGATAGAAAAATTTAATAAAGAAGTATTGGTTAGTGAACAAATTGCAAAAGCTCTCAAGCTGGATAAAATAGGGTGTAAACAAACCGAGTTGTATTCTAATACAGATTTGGTTATTGTATTGGGAGGTGACGGGACTCTTTTAAATGGGGCACGTCATACAGCACCCTTTGGAATTCCGATATTAGGCATTAATCTTGGCCATTTAGGTTTTCTGGTAGAATTGGAAAAAAACAATCTGGAACAATTTTTTAAGAAATTATTTGCCGGTGAATATACAATAGATCATAGAATGATGATCGAGGGAACTTTATTTAGAGGTGGAATGGCCTTAGATACTTTCATTGCCCTAAATGATATAGGGATTACAAGGGGGTCTTTTTCAAGAATTATCAATTTAAAAATATTTGTTAATGAGCAGTTTGTTGACTTCTTTCCCGCCGACGGCATTGTAGTATCTACTCCGACCGGTTCAACTGCATACTCTCTTTCAGCGGGAGGACCTATAGTAGATCCGAATATGAATATGATTATGGTAACTCCTATCTGTCCCCATACCTTGCATTCCCGTTCCATTATTGTTCCTGATGATAAGATCATCAATGTGCATGTAGAAGACGCTTACCATCATGATGCTATGATTACTGTAGATGGCCAGCAGGGTTATAAATTGCAGCCGAAGGATATAATTACTATTAAAAAATCTACTTATGTTACACGGCTGGTCAGGATTAGCAATAGAAGCTTTTATGATGTACTAAGGAGAAAATTGACAGAAAGGGGAATTAAAAACCTATAG
- a CDS encoding SoxR reducing system RseC family protein has protein sequence MEQIGVVNKVYNNIAQVQIKRTTACGGKCGECGGCEVTSQKVEALNTVGAKVGQVVQMEMNDTQILFAAFLVYIIPLVMLFIGYLAGYSVFSSEFAAGVSGVLLLIISFLVLRKMDKKLARSGKYQIKITKILS, from the coding sequence TTGGAACAAATTGGAGTAGTTAATAAAGTTTATAACAATATTGCCCAGGTTCAAATCAAGCGAACTACAGCTTGTGGAGGAAAATGTGGAGAGTGCGGCGGATGTGAAGTAACATCTCAAAAGGTTGAGGCGTTAAATACGGTAGGTGCAAAAGTAGGACAGGTTGTGCAGATGGAAATGAACGATACGCAAATACTATTTGCTGCTTTTTTGGTATATATTATACCATTGGTAATGCTATTTATAGGATATTTAGCGGGTTATTCAGTTTTTTCCAGTGAGTTTGCTGCAGGTGTAAGCGGAGTATTACTTTTAATTATTTCCTTTTTGGTTTTAAGGAAAATGGATAAAAAGCTTGCCCGCTCAGGAAAATATCAGATTAAAATAACAAAAATATTATCTTGA
- a CDS encoding arginine repressor, giving the protein MKYDRHSKILELIESNVIETQEELAEKLKSSGFDVTQATVSRDIKELRLIKVLAENGKYKYAAINTPDANITGRLRTIFAESVTNIDFAMNIIVIKTLSGMAQAAAAAIDAMNWPEIVGSIAGDDTIMVITRSEKNSRELAEKFRKMIK; this is encoded by the coding sequence ATGAAGTATGACAGGCATTCAAAAATTCTTGAGCTTATTGAAAGCAATGTTATTGAAACACAGGAAGAACTGGCAGAAAAACTTAAGAGCAGCGGGTTCGATGTTACCCAAGCTACTGTTTCGAGGGATATTAAGGAACTTCGTCTTATTAAGGTGTTAGCGGAAAACGGTAAATATAAATATGCTGCGATTAATACTCCCGATGCCAATATTACAGGAAGGTTAAGAACTATTTTTGCTGAATCGGTTACAAATATTGATTTTGCTATGAATATTATTGTAATCAAAACGTTGTCCGGTATGGCCCAGGCGGCAGCTGCAGCAATTGATGCAATGAATTGGCCGGAGATAGTAGGCTCAATTGCCGGTGACGATACAATCATGGTAATTACCAGGAGTGAAAAAAATTCCCGAGAATTGGCGGAGAAGTTTAGGAAAATGATCAAATAA
- a CDS encoding divergent PAP2 family protein codes for MVDNIKFLFFNNDIITTSVIAWFIAQFLKVVFVLIGQKKIDFSRFIGAGGMPSSHSAFVVSLATSVGKKVGLDSVEFAITFAMAMVVMYDASGVRRAAGQQARILNKLVQQWGKHDPHFVEDKLKELLGHTPFEVLVGALLGMAIALAR; via the coding sequence ATGGTGGACAACATCAAGTTCTTGTTTTTTAATAATGATATTATTACGACATCGGTAATAGCATGGTTTATCGCTCAATTTCTAAAAGTTGTTTTTGTATTGATTGGACAAAAGAAAATTGATTTTTCAAGATTTATAGGTGCAGGTGGGATGCCCAGTTCCCATTCAGCCTTTGTAGTCTCCCTTGCAACATCTGTGGGGAAAAAAGTCGGGCTGGATTCGGTAGAATTTGCAATTACTTTTGCTATGGCAATGGTAGTGATGTATGATGCTTCCGGAGTACGTAGAGCAGCAGGCCAGCAGGCACGTATTTTAAATAAGCTTGTCCAACAATGGGGAAAACATGACCCTCATTTTGTTGAAGATAAATTAAAGGAATTACTTGGACATACACCCTTTGAAGTATTGGTTGGTGCTTTGTTAGGAATGGCGATAGCATTAGCGAGATAA
- a CDS encoding Mg2+ and Co2+ transporter CorB, whose protein sequence is MHQQHTEKKINKPNKIKIRNTNAGNKKVNYRWAAIIVIWTFIFSITLSFISSSLMNNVSIGIAFIILIIIIFLGILFDIIGIAVTAASETPFHSMASRRIGGAKQAVKLIRNAEKVSNFCNDVVGDIAGIISGATSATIVAQLTERYSALNTVFIGLILTGSVAALTVGGKAIGKSIAISKSNYIVYKVGVIIYYLSGALGNKKR, encoded by the coding sequence TTGCATCAACAGCATACAGAAAAAAAAATCAACAAGCCAAATAAAATAAAAATCAGAAATACAAATGCAGGGAATAAAAAAGTTAACTATAGATGGGCTGCTATTATTGTAATATGGACGTTTATTTTTTCAATCACACTAAGTTTTATTTCATCCAGTCTGATGAATAACGTCAGTATAGGGATAGCATTTATAATATTGATAATAATAATATTTTTAGGAATTTTATTTGATATTATAGGCATTGCTGTTACTGCTGCAAGTGAAACTCCCTTTCATTCTATGGCTTCAAGAAGGATAGGGGGTGCAAAGCAGGCTGTAAAGCTTATCAGAAATGCGGAAAAAGTATCTAATTTTTGCAATGATGTTGTAGGGGACATTGCCGGGATTATAAGTGGTGCAACGAGTGCCACGATTGTTGCCCAGTTAACAGAGCGATACAGTGCTTTAAATACGGTTTTTATTGGATTGATTTTAACGGGGAGTGTAGCGGCTTTAACAGTCGGAGGAAAGGCAATTGGAAAATCTATTGCCATTTCAAAAAGCAATTACATCGTTTATAAAGTGGGTGTTATAATCTACTATTTGAGCGGGGCACTAGGCAATAAAAAGCGTTGA
- a CDS encoding phosphate butyryltransferase, giving the protein MVRSMKEIIDFSKNLGKKKIAVAVAQDEDVLQSIHQAYNLGLIDVSLVGDKEKIFQIADKLNIDVSRYDIVKELDKVKAARIAVDMVSSGRADVLMKGMINTADLLKVVLDKDIGLRTNRVLSHIAVIEIENYHKLLFVTDGGMNIAPDLKQKADIIQNAVNVANSLGIEKPKVAVLASVEMINPAMQCTLDAAALSKMADRGQIKNCIIDGPLAMDNAINLDAAKHKGIESEVAGDADILLVPDIEAGNILLKSLVFLGKGTPCGIIAGSKAPIVVTSRADDYKAKLYSIALASIACVNKN; this is encoded by the coding sequence GTGGTCAGATCAATGAAAGAGATTATAGATTTTTCTAAAAATCTTGGAAAAAAGAAAATAGCTGTGGCAGTAGCGCAAGATGAAGATGTACTTCAATCTATTCATCAGGCTTATAATTTAGGATTAATTGATGTCAGTCTCGTTGGAGACAAGGAAAAAATTTTTCAGATAGCCGATAAATTGAATATCGATGTTTCGCGATATGATATAGTAAAGGAACTCGACAAGGTGAAAGCTGCCAGGATTGCGGTAGATATGGTAAGCAGCGGCCGGGCGGATGTCCTTATGAAGGGAATGATTAATACCGCTGATTTGTTAAAGGTTGTTTTAGATAAAGATATTGGCCTTCGGACGAATAGAGTATTAAGCCATATAGCCGTTATTGAAATTGAGAATTATCATAAACTCTTATTTGTAACCGATGGAGGTATGAATATTGCTCCGGATCTAAAACAAAAAGCAGATATCATTCAAAATGCAGTGAACGTAGCTAATAGCTTAGGCATTGAGAAGCCTAAGGTTGCTGTTCTTGCCTCTGTAGAAATGATTAATCCTGCAATGCAATGTACACTGGATGCGGCAGCATTATCAAAGATGGCTGATAGGGGACAGATTAAAAACTGTATTATTGACGGTCCACTTGCCATGGATAATGCAATTAACCTGGATGCTGCAAAACATAAAGGCATTGAAAGCGAAGTTGCCGGAGATGCTGATATTCTTTTAGTTCCGGATATTGAAGCAGGAAATATCCTGCTTAAATCCCTAGTTTTTTTGGGTAAAGGAACACCTTGCGGCATCATTGCCGGTTCAAAAGCACCTATTGTTGTAACCTCCAGGGCCGATGACTATAAGGCTAAGCTTTACTCCATTGCTTTAGCTTCTATCGCATGTGTAAATAAAAATTAA
- a CDS encoding polyprenyl synthetase family protein translates to MDFKQKLMDKINLVDKYLEIYLPERENYQKNIYHAMKYSIFAGGKRLRPVITLACCEIVGGNEILAIPFGCAIEMIHTYSLIHDDLPAMDNDDYRRGKLTNHKVFGEAIAILAGDALLNKAFEIMTEESLKNNIDLRRAMHAMSVIAKASGSEGMIGGQVVDLEAENKTIDRQHLEYMHLHKTGALIMAAAEAGAIIGGAAEDELQALKTYSKNIGLAFQIKDDILDIEGVQEKLGKPTGSDINNNKSTFITLMGMDKSKTLVESLTQEAIEQLKIFDDRACFLTQLAQYLVNRET, encoded by the coding sequence ATGGATTTTAAACAAAAGTTGATGGATAAAATAAATTTGGTGGATAAATATCTGGAAATATATTTACCGGAAAGAGAAAATTATCAAAAAAATATTTACCATGCTATGAAATACAGTATATTTGCCGGGGGAAAAAGATTGCGTCCGGTGATCACCCTTGCTTGCTGTGAAATTGTTGGAGGAAACGAGATACTGGCTATTCCTTTTGGATGTGCAATAGAAATGATTCATACCTATTCACTTATACACGACGATTTACCGGCGATGGATAATGATGATTACAGAAGGGGTAAGTTGACAAATCATAAAGTATTTGGTGAGGCAATTGCTATATTGGCTGGAGATGCCCTTTTGAATAAAGCTTTTGAAATAATGACTGAGGAATCATTGAAAAACAATATTGATTTAAGAAGAGCAATGCATGCAATGTCTGTTATAGCAAAGGCAAGTGGCAGTGAAGGAATGATTGGTGGGCAAGTGGTTGACTTGGAAGCGGAGAATAAAACAATTGACCGGCAGCATCTGGAATATATGCATCTGCACAAAACCGGAGCATTAATTATGGCAGCAGCAGAAGCAGGTGCTATTATCGGTGGTGCGGCGGAAGATGAATTACAGGCATTGAAAACATATAGCAAGAATATTGGATTAGCTTTTCAGATTAAAGATGACATATTGGATATAGAAGGGGTGCAGGAAAAATTAGGAAAGCCCACAGGTAGTGATATAAATAATAACAAGTCAACGTTTATAACGTTAATGGGAATGGACAAGTCTAAAACTTTGGTAGAGAGCCTGACTCAAGAGGCGATTGAACAGTTAAAGATATTTGATGATCGAGCATGTTTTTTAACACAACTTGCTCAGTACCTGGTAAATAGAGAAACATAG
- the dxs gene encoding 1-deoxy-D-xylulose-5-phosphate synthase, whose product MGKILDTINQPKDLKKLNYEQLNLLTDEIRKFLIDTVSKTGGHLASNLGVIELTIALHKVFSTPEDKIVWDVGHQTYIHKILTGRKEQFATLRKLGGLSGFPKVNESEHDIFNTGHSSTSISAALGMAKARDLKNEKYSVVAVIGDGALTGGMAFEALNDAGRSNNNLIVILNDNEMSITKNVGGLSTYLNRIRTEPVYFKVKEDIDFILNKIPAIGKSMARTVQRAKGSIKYMIMPGMLFEELGFTYIGPIDGHNITNLVRVFNRAKKMKGPILIHVYTTKGKGYSFAEEEPDIFHGISAFNIETGKPISAKTEPDYSAVFGETITDIAARDESVVAITAAMPIGTGLGKFAEKFPNRLFDVGIAEQHAVTFAAGLAASGLKPVVAIYSSFLQRAYDQILHDVALQNLHVVFAIDRAGIVGQDGETHQGIYDLSYLSHIPNLVILAPSCYKELQQMLLYAVSSHHGPIAIRYPRGREDYPIPFKQEQILPGKGELLLEGRDISIIAIGKMVEVALKAAEKMAKIGINAEVVNARSVKPLDSNLILHSAAKTGKIITLEDNAVIGGMGSAVLALLNDSGYNNIKVKIKGFPDQFIPHGSVEELFKLYGLDSDSIVNEVTKLL is encoded by the coding sequence ATGGGGAAAATTCTAGATACGATAAATCAACCAAAAGATTTAAAAAAACTTAACTATGAACAGTTGAACTTGTTAACGGATGAAATAAGAAAATTTTTAATTGATACTGTTTCTAAAACGGGTGGTCACCTTGCTTCTAACTTAGGGGTTATTGAATTGACCATTGCACTTCATAAAGTGTTTTCTACTCCTGAAGATAAGATCGTATGGGATGTTGGGCATCAAACGTATATTCATAAAATACTGACAGGCAGAAAAGAACAATTTGCGACATTAAGAAAATTAGGTGGTTTAAGCGGATTCCCAAAAGTGAATGAAAGTGAACACGATATATTTAATACAGGACATAGCAGCACTTCTATTTCTGCTGCTTTAGGCATGGCTAAGGCAAGGGACTTAAAAAATGAAAAATATTCTGTAGTAGCAGTTATCGGTGATGGAGCACTTACAGGAGGGATGGCGTTTGAGGCATTAAATGATGCCGGGAGGAGTAATAATAATTTAATTGTTATACTTAATGATAATGAAATGTCTATTACAAAGAATGTAGGAGGTTTATCAACCTATCTTAACAGAATAAGAACAGAACCTGTCTATTTTAAAGTGAAAGAGGATATTGATTTTATATTAAATAAAATACCTGCCATAGGGAAAAGTATGGCGAGGACGGTGCAAAGAGCTAAAGGAAGTATAAAGTATATGATCATGCCTGGTATGCTCTTTGAAGAATTAGGGTTTACATATATTGGCCCTATCGATGGGCATAATATTACTAATCTTGTAAGAGTTTTTAACCGAGCAAAAAAGATGAAGGGGCCCATCCTGATCCATGTTTATACAACGAAAGGGAAAGGCTATTCTTTCGCTGAAGAAGAACCGGACATATTTCATGGAATATCTGCATTTAATATAGAAACCGGAAAACCGATAAGTGCTAAGACAGAACCGGATTATTCAGCAGTATTTGGTGAAACAATAACGGATATTGCAGCCCGGGATGAAAGTGTAGTTGCCATTACTGCTGCTATGCCTATCGGGACGGGTTTGGGAAAGTTTGCTGAGAAGTTTCCAAACAGGCTCTTTGATGTTGGAATAGCGGAGCAGCATGCTGTAACCTTTGCTGCAGGACTAGCGGCATCAGGCTTAAAGCCGGTTGTGGCTATTTATTCATCTTTTCTCCAAAGAGCTTATGACCAGATACTTCATGACGTTGCACTGCAAAATCTTCACGTGGTCTTTGCAATCGATAGGGCTGGAATTGTAGGACAGGACGGTGAAACCCACCAGGGTATATACGATTTGTCCTATTTAAGTCATATTCCTAATTTGGTAATCCTTGCCCCTTCATGTTATAAAGAATTGCAGCAAATGTTGCTCTATGCCGTATCCTCTCACCATGGACCTATTGCAATCAGGTATCCCAGGGGAAGAGAAGATTATCCGATACCATTTAAGCAGGAACAGATACTTCCTGGAAAAGGTGAACTTTTGCTGGAAGGCAGGGATATTTCTATTATTGCCATTGGTAAGATGGTGGAGGTTGCTTTAAAAGCTGCAGAAAAGATGGCAAAAATAGGAATAAATGCGGAAGTAGTAAATGCCAGAAGTGTTAAGCCGCTGGATAGTAATCTGATTTTGCATTCTGCAGCCAAAACCGGAAAAATAATAACATTAGAGGATAATGCGGTGATAGGTGGAATGGGAAGTGCTGTTCTGGCGTTATTAAATGACAGCGGTTATAATAATATCAAAGTGAAAATAAAAGGATTTCCCGATCAGTTTATACCTCATGGGTCGGTAGAGGAACTGTTTAAATTATATGGATTGGACTCGGACAGCATTGTTAACGAGGTTACTAAGCTACTATAA
- the recN gene encoding DNA repair protein RecN, with translation MLSQLYIENVAIIDKMNVSFEEGLNVLTGETGAGKSIIIDSINMVLGERTSRDLIRSGEEKAVVEALFYIHSETISDMLGQLGIELEEDNALLISREITSGGKNVCRINGRIVTSSMLKDIGKYIVNIHGQHDNQALLQWDKHIDFLDRYGGSELLKVKADYQQVYEEVSNIKSEIRRISGDERERERKIDLLQFQLEEIEKAKLKRGEEEELTSQKLLLSNAEKLMNSVSNVYTILYTGNSKGNSVHDSIAEALKNLGEVERFDSKLSQYYKNLEEISYQLDELVHDIRDYRDNLEFDPAMLETIEQRLDLIFKLKRKYGSSVEEILDYQCRIRRELEEIFSSEERLVRLNSRLSESVKKLERLADELSYHRVNVARSLEQKIMKELHDLDMNKTQFKVKVEKLYDRSGNYEFSQQGYDRVEFLISTNPGEPLKPLVKIASGGEMSRIMLAIKTILADTDEVNTLVFDEIDIGVSGRAAQKIAEKLSLVAKKKQILCITHLPQIASMADHHYLIEKSVSGDKSATTVQKLTLQNRRKELARIIGGAVITDLTLKHAEEMINIARQIKSAQKLPT, from the coding sequence ATGCTTTCCCAACTATATATTGAAAACGTTGCAATTATAGATAAGATGAATGTCAGCTTTGAAGAAGGTTTAAATGTTCTGACCGGGGAAACCGGAGCGGGAAAATCCATTATTATCGATTCCATCAATATGGTTTTAGGTGAAAGGACCTCCCGGGATTTAATCCGTTCTGGAGAGGAAAAAGCTGTTGTTGAAGCGTTATTTTATATTCACTCGGAAACGATTAGCGATATGTTAGGACAACTGGGAATAGAGCTGGAAGAAGATAACGCTTTATTGATATCAAGGGAAATAACGTCAGGTGGAAAAAATGTTTGCAGAATAAATGGACGTATTGTTACTTCCTCTATGCTCAAAGATATCGGAAAATATATCGTTAATATCCATGGACAGCATGATAATCAGGCTCTCCTTCAATGGGACAAGCATATTGATTTTTTAGATAGATATGGTGGAAGCGAATTACTAAAAGTAAAAGCTGACTACCAGCAAGTATATGAAGAAGTTAGTAATATAAAATCTGAAATTCGGAGAATCAGTGGTGACGAAAGAGAGAGGGAAAGAAAAATTGACTTGCTTCAATTCCAGTTGGAGGAAATTGAGAAAGCAAAACTTAAAAGAGGGGAAGAGGAGGAACTTACAAGTCAAAAGCTTCTTTTAAGTAATGCTGAAAAGCTTATGAACTCTGTATCCAATGTATATACTATTTTATATACAGGAAATTCGAAAGGCAATTCTGTACATGATAGTATAGCGGAAGCATTAAAAAATCTTGGAGAAGTAGAAAGATTTGATTCGAAGCTCAGCCAATATTATAAAAATCTTGAAGAAATCAGTTATCAATTAGATGAATTGGTACATGATATCCGGGATTACCGGGATAATTTAGAATTTGACCCCGCAATGCTTGAGACGATAGAACAGAGGTTGGATTTGATTTTTAAGCTTAAGCGAAAATATGGTTCATCGGTAGAAGAGATTTTAGACTATCAATGTAGAATACGACGGGAGCTTGAAGAGATTTTTAGTAGTGAAGAAAGACTTGTCCGGCTTAATTCCAGATTATCGGAGAGTGTTAAAAAGTTGGAACGCCTCGCAGATGAATTATCCTACCATAGGGTTAATGTTGCAAGAAGCTTAGAACAGAAAATAATGAAAGAGCTTCATGATCTAGACATGAATAAGACCCAATTTAAGGTAAAGGTAGAAAAACTGTATGATAGATCCGGAAATTATGAATTTTCACAACAAGGATATGACAGGGTTGAATTTTTAATATCAACAAATCCCGGAGAGCCGTTAAAACCACTGGTTAAAATTGCCTCCGGTGGAGAAATGTCAAGAATCATGCTTGCAATAAAAACTATACTTGCTGATACTGATGAAGTAAATACTTTGGTTTTTGATGAAATTGATATAGGCGTAAGTGGACGTGCAGCACAAAAGATTGCTGAAAAACTTTCTTTAGTTGCGAAAAAAAAACAGATATTATGTATAACTCACCTTCCGCAAATAGCAAGTATGGCTGACCATCATTATCTTATTGAAAAAAGCGTATCCGGTGATAAATCTGCTACTACTGTTCAAAAGCTGACTTTGCAAAACCGGAGAAAGGAATTGGCTAGAATTATAGGAGGGGCGGTAATTACTGATTTAACGTTAAAGCATGCTGAAGAAATGATAAATATTGCCAGACAAATTAAGAGTGCCCAAAAACTTCCCACATAA
- a CDS encoding TlyA family RNA methyltransferase, with translation MAGKQRIDVLLVEKGLVESREKAKSIIMSGQVYVDNQKVDKPGTKVDTGSTIEARGAVLRYVSRGGLKLEKALQQFDIDLNGKIAMDIGASTGGFTDCMLQNGAKKVYAVDVGYGQLAWQLRQDNRVVNMERTNIRYVESSQIEDEIDFASIDVSFISLKLVLPVAKNLLKYGGEIVCLIKPQFEAGRDKVGKKGVVRDQEVHFEVIKNIISFARSIELSVFGLNFSPIRGPEGNIEYLLYVKKLQYPQQDEFHDKTIYEIVKQSHEILE, from the coding sequence TTGGCTGGAAAACAACGGATAGATGTTTTGCTTGTAGAAAAAGGACTTGTGGAAAGCCGTGAAAAAGCGAAAAGTATTATAATGTCGGGGCAGGTATATGTGGATAACCAAAAAGTGGACAAGCCCGGGACAAAAGTAGACACCGGTTCGACGATAGAAGCACGGGGGGCTGTTCTTCGCTATGTGAGCCGTGGGGGATTAAAACTTGAAAAGGCACTGCAGCAGTTTGATATCGATTTGAATGGTAAAATTGCTATGGATATTGGAGCCTCTACAGGGGGATTTACTGATTGCATGTTGCAAAATGGTGCCAAAAAAGTATATGCAGTGGATGTAGGATATGGCCAGCTAGCTTGGCAGCTTAGGCAAGATAATCGTGTTGTTAATATGGAAAGGACGAATATAAGGTATGTGGAGTCTTCTCAAATAGAAGATGAGATTGATTTTGCATCGATTGATGTTTCGTTTATTTCATTAAAACTTGTACTTCCGGTTGCAAAAAACTTATTAAAATATGGAGGAGAAATTGTCTGTCTAATTAAACCGCAGTTCGAGGCTGGAAGAGATAAAGTAGGAAAAAAGGGCGTGGTACGGGACCAGGAAGTCCATTTTGAAGTTATTAAAAATATAATATCCTTTGCCCGGTCAATAGAATTGTCGGTATTTGGATTGAACTTTTCTCCCATCAGAGGTCCTGAAGGGAATATAGAATATCTCTTGTATGTAAAAAAATTACAATATCCTCAACAAGACGAGTTTCATGATAAAACAATATATGAAATCGTTAAGCAATCCCATGAAATTTTAGAATAA
- a CDS encoding exodeoxyribonuclease VII small subunit yields the protein MNFEESLKKLEDIVRQLEEGELTLEQSLDFFQQGIMLSKICSKMLDEAEQKVNILIRDKNGGISEQPFQSNQEEAADGF from the coding sequence ATGAATTTTGAAGAGTCATTAAAAAAATTGGAGGATATTGTACGGCAACTGGAAGAAGGCGAATTGACACTTGAACAGTCATTAGATTTTTTTCAGCAAGGAATAATGTTATCTAAAATTTGTTCAAAGATGTTAGATGAAGCAGAACAAAAGGTTAATATCTTGATAAGGGATAAAAACGGGGGAATATCGGAGCAGCCTTTTCAAAGTAACCAGGAGGAAGCAGCAGATGGATTTTAA